Proteins encoded within one genomic window of Halocatena marina:
- a CDS encoding glycosyltransferase, whose product MAQVAILHNTLDFHGGADAVCLAACEALQLEHDVTLFTISETIPSDLTDRFDVSVENVSVKMPRGATMIAGTLSTVAPWIGPQLAFRSVALHRFFQSSAAAFDFAVSTANEFSLSLPSVQYVHYPQFRLNRLSDGAPGRLNQLWSRLAGPDRTDLTGHDTTLLSNSSWTGAVVEEIYDIRPTVLYPPIDSVSCDRAWSNRENGIVVVGRLAPDKRVLDAISVVDRIRKQGHDLHLHIVGATPRAYRSYVTRVAAAANERPHVSLERDVSRDQLEHLLCTHKYGLNMKENEHFGMSVAEYRAAGMVAFAPASGGQQEILDNRSDRLFDALDEAVSLVIRAAEIDEPPTHSPNRFATERFQASLRGHVNRLVS is encoded by the coding sequence ATGGCACAGGTTGCGATCCTCCACAACACGCTTGACTTCCACGGTGGAGCTGATGCCGTCTGTCTCGCGGCCTGTGAGGCGCTCCAACTGGAGCACGACGTTACACTTTTCACCATTTCGGAGACGATACCTTCGGATCTCACAGACCGCTTCGATGTCTCAGTTGAGAACGTGAGTGTCAAAATGCCGCGAGGCGCGACGATGATTGCAGGGACGCTCTCGACTGTTGCTCCGTGGATCGGACCGCAACTCGCGTTTCGAAGCGTCGCTCTCCATCGCTTCTTCCAGTCTTCTGCTGCCGCGTTCGATTTCGCAGTGAGCACGGCAAACGAATTCTCGCTTTCACTCCCATCGGTCCAGTATGTCCACTACCCGCAGTTCCGACTCAACCGGCTTTCCGATGGTGCTCCCGGCCGTTTGAATCAGCTGTGGAGCCGGCTGGCAGGACCTGACCGCACCGATCTCACTGGCCACGACACCACCCTTCTCTCGAACTCCTCGTGGACGGGTGCCGTGGTCGAGGAAATCTATGATATCCGACCAACGGTGCTCTATCCTCCTATTGATTCGGTTTCGTGCGATCGTGCGTGGTCTAACCGTGAGAATGGTATCGTCGTGGTCGGACGACTCGCTCCGGACAAACGAGTGCTCGATGCGATCAGCGTGGTCGATCGTATTCGTAAACAGGGCCACGATCTCCACCTTCACATTGTTGGAGCAACCCCGCGAGCGTATCGGAGCTACGTCACGCGGGTTGCTGCTGCGGCCAACGAGCGTCCACACGTCTCACTGGAGCGTGACGTATCTCGAGATCAACTCGAACACCTGCTGTGTACCCACAAATACGGACTGAATATGAAGGAGAATGAACACTTCGGGATGTCCGTTGCCGAGTATCGCGCTGCTGGAATGGTTGCATTTGCCCCGGCGAGTGGCGGTCAACAAGAGATACTCGACAACCGGTCCGATCGTCTGTTCGACGCACTCGATGAGGCCGTCTCTCTCGTGATTCGTGCGGCCGAAATCGACGAACCGCCTACACACTCACCGAACCGATTCGCTACCGAACGCTTTCAGGCATCGCTTCGGGGACACGTGAATCGACTCGTCAGCTAA